Proteins encoded in a region of the Eschrichtius robustus isolate mEscRob2 chromosome 16, mEscRob2.pri, whole genome shotgun sequence genome:
- the LOC137778617 gene encoding collagen alpha-1(I) chain-like: protein MNRPARCSEEGQEPSPGNMALRLGSARTDPKGGSHCQIPGCRTLRARDGGWSPVVLGSAGSSQQIQLRAGGSRGRASTAQLSTQVQMDPERPHISSLQAGIRGLLAQSEGPRERGAQRARGPESEGPRETSSLRGPEPPVGSVPPGPRGREEEHATDQMASEIKPRRSPGESEAAAVAMAGWAGALCLLAATRAQPTNVNTGSGEGGPQQSPSGETPSPGRPAPMATRTELGGAGGRRLRHGDDSPATSGEALPPQTQSRDSRAGAQDMLVLGWFQPHPAPETKASLGPVPHSGDNEAASLILVSAPPGPCHPNKHRNPTEGARQGAPEEGEGAPRTSTQRAPGEVDSGGAPLQTWLRDARARSPQGRVWAFGPTRRDLGGPLPQGGALGKVSGDTPPEPQTHPGKAAHCPARGPCDNIDPNPTHQATLSREGERHRPASMATPAPGAQAGIRDAGEAAGKGPRASWEGCVSPGPPSQLFTTAVTRRRETSDAGGLQAVRSCVTELGAGVGLTHISDNSTVAAAHGPASSPACPAKHHPIWEKVFTGRLCERAAWAEGPPATAGTPEPSVYSRRGFSAHTSPCRPCPVPRSPGSDGGRHNKAAEGPDGTAGAPRGPEHQSPPAPAAPEPGCGSAEAAREQNPLSEGPLSCHLCSGAAGLPAWLLAPPPTPQLHRQGHLYANPTDTGGGRAEEPSVHKVSGRRAASGEPWRPGVTSTCSERPKAPPQKG, encoded by the exons ATGAACAGGCCTGCCCGCTGCTCAGAAGAGGGGCAGGAGCCGTCTCCTGGGAACATGGCACTGCGGCTGGGCTCTGCGCGTACTGACCCCAAGGGTGGCAGCCACTGCCAGATTCCAGGTTGCAGGACCCTCAGGGCTCGAGATGGAGGCTGGAGCCCAGTGGTCCTGGGGTCTGCAGGCAGCTCTCAGCAGATTCAGCTAAGGGCCGGGGGCAGCCGGGGTAGGGCGAGCACAGCCCAGCTCAGCACCCAGGTCCAGATGGACCCAGAGAGaccacatatctcctccctgcAGGCTGGCATCAGAGGGCTGCTGGCCCAGAGTGAGGGGCCCAGAGAGCGAGGGGCCCAGAGAGCGAGGGGCCCAGAGAGTGAGGGGCCCAGAGA GACGTCCAGCCTGCGGGGACCAGAGCCTCCCGTGGGCTCGGTGCCGCCCGGACCGAGGGGGCGAGAGGAAGAGCACGCAACCGACCAG ATGGCCTCAGAGATAAAGCCGCGCAGGAGCCCGGGCGAGAGCGAGGCCGCAGCGGTTGCCATGGCAGGCTGGGCCGGTGCCCTCTGCCTATTAGCTGCCACGAGAGCACAGCCCACCAATGTCAACACGGGCTCTGGGGAGGGGGGCCCCCAGCAGAGCCCCAGCGGGGAGACACCCTCACCTGGACGTCCAGCCCCCATGGCCACAAGAACGGAGCTTGGTGGAGCTGGTGGGCGCAGGCTGAGACATGGGGACGACAGCCCAGCCACATCGGGTGAAGCACTCCCTCCCCAGACTCAATCCCGAGACAGCCGGGCTGGAGCCCAGGACATGCTGGTGCTGGGGTGGTTCCAGCCGCACCCAGCACCGGAGACCAAAGCCAGCCTGGGGCCAGTGCCACACTCTGGGGATAATGAGGCAGCTTCCCTG ATCCTGGTGTCAGCTCCCCCCGGCCCCTGTCACCCCAACAAGCACAGGAATCCCACCGAGGGAGCCAGGCAGGGTGCccctgaggagggggagggggcgccaCGCACCTCAACACAGAGGGCCCCCGGCGAGGTAGACAGCGGGGGAGCCCCCTTGCAGACGTGGCTGCGGGACGCGAGGGCCCGAAGTCCCCAGGGCAGAGTCTGGGCCTTCGGCCCCACAAGGAGAGACCTCGGGGGCCCGCTTCCCCAAGGTGGGGCGCTGGGGAAAGTCTCTGG AGACACACCTCCAGAGCCCCAGACACATCCAGGCAAGGCCGCCCACTGCCCAGCCAGAGGCCCGTGTGACAACATCGACCCCAACCCCACACACCAGGCAACCCTGAGTCGGGAAGGCGAGAGGCACAGGCCGGCAAGCATGGCCACCCCAGCCCCAGGAGCGCAGGCCGGGATACGAGACGCAGGAGAGGCTGCTGGGAAAGGGCCCAGAGCCAGCTGGGAGGGGTGCGTGAGCCCGGGACCCCCTTCCCAGCTCTTCACCACGGCGGTAACCAGGCGGCGGGAGACCTCTGATGCAGGGGGCCTCCAGGCTGTTCGAAGCTGTGTGACGGAACTTGGG GCGGGTGTTGGGTTAACACACATTTCAGACAACAGCACCGTCGCAGCCGCCCACGGACCGGCCAGCTCGCCAGCCTGCCCGGCCAAGCACCACCCCATTTGGGAGAAAGTCTTCACGGGGAGGCTCTGTGAACGTGCAGCCTGGGCTGAGGGTCCTCCTGCAACGGCAGGGACCCCCGAGCCGTCCGTCTACAGCAGACGCGGGTTCTCAGCTCACACAAGCCCGTGCAGGCCGTGCCCCGTTCCCCGGTCCCCAGGCTCGGACGGTGGCCGGCACAACAAGGCCGCAGAGGGACCTGACGGCACTGCAGGGGCTCCCAGAGGCCCCGAACACCAGAGCCCACCCGCTCCCGCAGCACCGGAGCCTGGTTGCGGCTCTGCGGAGGCGGCAAGGGAACAAAACCCGCTTTCCGAGGGGCCACTGTCCTGCCACCTGTGTTCAGGTGCTGCTGGCCTCCCGGCCTGGCTGCTGGCTCCGCCCCCAACCCCTCAGCTGCACAGGCAGGGGCACCTGTATGCAAATCCCACAGAcacagggggagggagggctgaggAACCCAGCGTGCACAAGGTGTCGGGGAGGAGGGCGGCCTCAGGGGAGCCCTGGCGACCTGGGGTGACATCCACGTGCTCGGAGCGGCCAAAGGCGCCGCCCCAGAAGGGATGA